The stretch of DNA TTACCTGGGGATTTCCGTAAGTGATGCTGCGGCATGGAAGAGCTACGCGACCGAGGTGATGGGGATGCAACTGGTCGATGAAGGAGAGCGCGATCGCTTCTATCTGCGCATGGACCTCTGGCATCACCGCATTGTTGTCCATACAGGCGGCGACGATGACCTGGCCTATGTCGGGTGGCGCGTCGCCGGAGCCCAGGAACTGGAAGAGATGTCTGCCAAACTGACCGCCTCAGGTGTGGAAGTGCGTCGCGGCAGCGAGGCAGAAGCTGCTGAGCGCCGTGTTCTCGGGCTGTTGAAGCTGCAAGACCCGGCGGGCAATGCGCACGAAATCTTTTTCTCTCCTTTGATCGATGGGCACAAACCCTTCCATCCCGGGCGTCCGATGTTTGGCGGTTTCAAGACAGGGGACCAGGGGGTGGGCCACATCATCCTGCGCGCCGTTGACCCGGAAGCGACGATGCGCTTTTTCGCCTTGCTCGGGATAACCGGCAGCTCCGACTACCTGTTGCCGCTCCCAGATGGCACCCCGGTTCGGATTCCGTTTTTGAAATGCAACAACCGCGAGC from Massilia sp. WG5 encodes:
- a CDS encoding VOC family protein — protein: MAIVTELGYLGISVSDAAAWKSYATEVMGMQLVDEGERDRFYLRMDLWHHRIVVHTGGDDDLAYVGWRVAGAQELEEMSAKLTASGVEVRRGSEAEAAERRVLGLLKLQDPAGNAHEIFFSPLIDGHKPFHPGRPMFGGFKTGDQGVGHIILRAVDPEATMRFFALLGITGSSDYLLPLPDGTPVRIPFLKCNNREHSIALMFGPMPKRANHLMVEYQDMRDLGQTLDKVHKQGIDIAVQLGMHSNDGALSFYVANPSGWLWEPGWSGASAPAQQEHFRCDVFGHDLDKGQYVGGLNFRPED